Proteins from a single region of Mustela erminea isolate mMusErm1 chromosome X, mMusErm1.Pri, whole genome shotgun sequence:
- the PLXNA3 gene encoding plexin-A3 isoform X3 — protein MPAVGLLLLLLPAVAGAVSGSRTFPAFLVTDTTLTHLAVHRVTGEVFVGAVNRVFKLAPNLTELRAHVTGPVEDNARCYPPPSMRACAHRLAPADNVNKLLLVDYAARRLVACGSVWQGVCQFLRLDDLFKLGEPHHRKEHYLSGAQEPDSMAGVIVEQDQGPSKLFVGTAVDGKSEYFPTLSSRKLIGDEDSSDMFSLVYQDEFVSSQIKIPSDTLSSYPAFDIYYIYGFVSASFVYFLTLQLDTQQTLLDAAGEKFFTSKIVRMCAGDSEFYSYVEFPIGCSWRGVEYRLVQSAHLAKPGLLLAQALGVPPDEDVLFTVFSQGQKNRASPPRQTVLCLFTLSTINAHIRRRIQSCYRGEGTLALPWLLNKELPCINTPMQINGNFCGLVLNQPLGGLHVIEGLPLLADSSDGMASVAAYTYRQHSVVFIGTRTGSLKKVRVDGSQYAHLYETVPVVDGSPILRDLLFSPDHRHIYLLSEKQVSQLPVETCEQYGSCAACLGSGDPHCGWCVLQHRCCREGACPGASAPHGFAEELSKCVQVRVRPNNVSVTSPRVQLTVAMRNVPDLSVGVSCAFEEVTESEAVLLPSGELQCPSPSLQELQALTRGHGATRTVRLQLLSKETGVKFAGVDFVFYNCSALQSCVSCVGSPYPCHWCKYRHVCTSHPHECSFQEGRVHSPEGCPELLPSGDLLIPVGVMQPLTLRAKNLPQPQSGQKNYECVVRVQGRQQRVPAVRFNSSSVQCQNASYSYDGDEYGDTELDFSVVWDGDFPIDKPATFRALLYKCWAQRPSCGLCLKADPRFNCGWCISEHRCQLRAHCPAPKTNWMHPSQKGTRCSHPRIAQIHPLMGPKEGGTRVTIVGENLGLSYREVGLRVAGVRCNSIPSEYISAERIVCEMEESLVPSPPPGPAELCVGDCSADFRTQSEQLYSFVTPAFDRVSPSRGPASGGTRLTISGSSLDAGSRVTVTVRDGECQFVRRDAGAIVCISPASALGPSQAPVTLAIDRANISSPGVLYTYTQDPTVTRLEPTWSIINGSTAITVSGTHLLTVQEPRVRAKYRGIETTNTCQVINDTAMLCKAPGIFLGRPQAQAQGEHPDEFGFLLDHVQTARSLNRSSFTYYPDPSFEPLGPSGVLDVKPGSHVVLKGKNLIPAAAGTSRLNYTVLIGGQPCTLTVSDTQLLCDSPRQTGRQPVMVLVGGLEFWLGTLHITAERALTLPAMVGLAAGGGLLLLAITAVLVAYKRKTQDADRTLKRLQLQMDNLESRVALECKEAFAELQTDINELTSHMDGVQIPFLDYRTYAVRVLFPGIEAHPVLKELDTPPHVEKALRLFGQLLHSRAFVLTFIHTLEAQSSFSMRDRGTVASLTMVVLQSRLDYATGLLKQLLADLIEKNLESRNHPKLLLRRTESVAEKMLTNWFTFLLHKFLKECAGEPLFLLYCAIKQQMEKGPIDAITGEARYSLSEDKLIRQQIDYKTLTLHCVFPESEGSTQVPVKVLNCDSITQAKDKLLDAVYKGTPYSQRPRAEDMDLG, from the exons ATGCCTGCTGTTGGCCTCCTTCTGCTGTTGCTGCCTGCCGTGGCGGGGGCCGTGAGTGGCAGCAGGACCTTCCCTGCCTTCTTGGTGACGGACACTACGCTCACCCACCTGGCGGTGCACCGGGTGACTGGGGAGGTGTTTGTGGGTGCGGTGAACCGCGTCTTCAAGCTGGCTCCGAACCTGACCGAGCTGCGCGCCCACGTCACGGGGCCCGTGGAGGACAATGCCCGCTGTTACCCGCCCCCCAGcatgcgcgcgtgcgcgcaccgCCTGGCGCCCGCGGACAACGTGAACAAGCTGCTGCTCGTGGACTACGCGGCCCGCCGCCTGGTGGCCTGCGGCAGCGTGTGGCAGGGCGTCTGCCAGTTCCTGCGCCTGGACGACCTCTTCAAGCTGGGCGAGCCCCACCACCGCAAGGAGCACTACCTGTCGGGGGCTCAGGAGCCGGACTCTATGGCTGGCGTCATCGTGGAGCAGGACCAGGGGCCCAGCAAGCTGTTCGTGGGCACCGCGGTGGATGGCAAGTCCGAGTACTTCCCCACCCTCAGCTCCCGCAAGCTCATCGGCGACGAGGACAGCAGTGACATGTTCAGTCTG gTATACCAGGACGAGTTCGTGTCCTCGCAGATCAAGATCCCCTCAGACACGCTGTCCTCGTACCCCGCCTTCGACATCTACTACATCTACGGCTTCGTGAGCGCCTCCTTCGTGTACTTCCTGACGCTGCAGCTGGACACGCAGCAGACGCTGCTGGACGCGGCAGGCGAGAAGTTCTTCACGTCCAAGATCGTGCGCATGTGTGCCGGGGACTCGGAGTTCTACTCGTATGTGGAGTTCCCCATCGGCTGCTCCTGGCGAGGCGTGGAGTACCGCCTGGTGCAGAGCGCCCACCTGGCCAAGCCCGGCCTGCTGCTGGCCCAGGCCCTGGGTGTGCCGCCTGATGAGGACGTGCTCTTCACCGTCTTCTCCCAGGGCCAGAAGAACCGGGCCAGCCCCCCGCGGCAGACCGTGCTCTGCCTCTTCACCCTCAGCACCATCAACGCCCACATCCGGCGCCGCATCCAGTCCTGCTACCGTGGGGAGGGCACGCTGGCCCTGCCCTGGCTGCTCAACAAGGAGCTGCCCTGCATCAACACG CCCATGCAGATAAACGGAAACTTCTGTGGGCTGGTGCTGAACCAGCCCCTGGGGGGTCTGCACGTGATCGAGGGGCTGCCTCTGTTGGCTGACAGCAGCGATGGCATGGCCAGCGTGGCTGCCTACACCTACCGCCAGCACTCCGTGGTCTTCATCGGCACGCGCACCGGCAGTCTGAAGAAG GTCCGGGTTGATGGCTCCCAGTACGCCCACCTCTACGAGACAGTGCCTGTGGTGGACGGCAGCCCCATACTCCGGGACCTGCTCTTCAGCCCTGATCACCGGCACATCTACCTCCTGAGTGAGAAGCAG GTGAGCCAGCTCCCAGTGGAGACGTGCGAGCAGTATGGGAGCTGTGCGGCCTGCCTTGGCTCGGGGGACCCCCACTGTGGCTGGTGTGTGCTGCAGCACAG ATGCTGCCGCGAAGGGGCTTGTCCGGGTGCCTCAGCCCCACACGGCTTTGCTGAGGAGCTGAGCAAGTGTGTCCAGGTGCGGGTCCGGCCCAACAACGTTTCAGTGACCTCCCCCAGGGTGCAG ttGACTGTGGCCATGCGCAACGTGCCAGACCTCAGCGTGGGCGTGAGCTGTGCCTTTGAGGAGGTGACAGAGAGCGAGGCCGTCCTGCTGCCCTCCGGGGAGCTGcagtgcccctccccctccctccaggagCTCCAGGCTCTCACCCGGGGGCATG GGGCCACCCGCACCGTGCGGCTGCAGCTGCTGTCCAAGGAGACGGGGGTCAAGTTCGCCGGGGTCGACTTCGTCTTCTACAACTGCAGCGCACTCCAGTC GTGCGTGTCCTGCGTGGGCAGCCCCTACCCCTGCCACTGGTGTAAGTACCGCCACGTGTGTACCAGTCACCCCCACGAGTGCTCCTTCCAGGAGGGCAGGGTCCACAGCCCTGAG GGCTGCCCTGAGCTCCTGCCCAGCGGGGACCTCTTGATCCCAGTGGGTGTCATGCAGCCTCTTACCCTGCGCGCCAAGAACCTGCCGCAGCCACAGTCGGGCCAGAAGAACTACGAGTGCGTGGTCCGGGTGCAGGGGCGCCAGCAGCGGGTGCCGGCTGTGCGCTTCAACAGCAGCAGCGTGCAGTGCCAGAACGCCTCG tACTCATATGACGGTGACGAGTATGGTGACACAGAGCTGGACTTCTCTGTGGTCTGGGATGGAGATTTTCCTATCGACAAGCCTGCCACCTTCCGAG CTCTCCTGTATAAGTGCTGGGCGCAGCGGCCCAGCTGCGGCCTCTGCCTCAAGGCTGACCCTCGCTTCAACTGTGGCTGGTGCATCTCGGAGCACAGGTGCCAGCTGCGGGCCCACTGCCCGGCCCCCAAGACCAACTGGATGCACCCGAGCCAGAAGGGCACCCGCTGCAGCCACCCCCGCATTGCCCAG ATCCACCCACTCATGGGGCCCAAGGAGGGAGGCACCCGGGTCACCATTGTGGGCGAGAACCTGGGCCTCAGCTACCGAGAGGTGGGCCTGCGGGTTGCGGGTGTGCGCTGCAACTCTATCCCCTCAGAGTACATCAGCGCTGAGAG GATCGTGTGTGAGATGGAGGAGTCGCTGGTGCCCAGCCCGCCGCCCGGGCCCGCCGAGCTCTGCGTGGGTGACTGCTCGGCTGACTTCCGCACGCAGTCTGAGCAGCTCTACAGTTTTGTG ACGCCAGCGTTTGACCGCGTGAGTCCCAGTCGGGGCCCCGCTTCTGGGGGCACACGGCTCACCATCTCCGGGAGCTCTCTGGATGCCGGCAGCAGGGTCACTGTGACCGTGAGAGATGGCGAGTGCCAGTTTGTGAG GAGGGATGCTGGGGCCATCGTGTGCATCTCCCCCGCGTCCGCTCTGGGCCCCAGCCAGGCCCCCGTCACCCTGGCCATCGACCGTGCTAACATCTCCAGCCCTGGAGTCCTCTACACGTACACCCAGGACCCCACTGTCACTCGCCTTGAGCCCACCTGGAGCATAATCAA TGGAAGCACTGCCATCACTGTGAGTGGGACCCACCTACTGACAGTCCAGGAGCCCCGGGTCCGGGCTAAGTACCGAGGCATCGAGACCACCAAT ACTTGCCAGGTGATCAACGACACTGCCATGCTGTGTAAGGCCCCCGGCATCTTCTTGGGACGGCCGCAAGCCCAGGCCCAGGGAGAACATCCCGATGAGTTCGGCTTCTTGCTGGACCACGTGCAGACGGCCCGCTCCCTCAATCGGTCCTCCTTTACTTACTACCCGGACCCCAGCTTTGAGCCCCTCGGGCCCTCTGGCGTCCTGGATGTCAAACCTGGCTCCCACGTAGTGTTGAAG GGCAAGAATCTGATCCCTGCAGCGGCCGGCACCTCCCGCCTCAACTACACGGTGCTGATCGGGGGCCAGCCGTGCACGCTCACCGTCTCCGACACGCAGCTCCTATGTGACTCTCCGCGCCAGACAGGCCGGCAGCCTGTCAtg GTCCTGGTGGGCGGCCTGGAGTTCTGGCTGGGTACCCTGCACATCACGGCCGAGCGGGCGCTCACCCTGCCGGCCATGGTGGGCctggcggcgggcggcgggctcTTGCTGCTGGCCATCACTGCCGTGCTGGTGGCCTACAAGCGCAAGACCCAGGACGCAGACCGCACGCTCAAGCGGCTTCAGCTGCAGATGGACAACCTGGAGTCCCGCGTGGCTCTGGAGTGCAAGGAAG ccttcGCGGAGCTGCAGACGGATATCAACGAGCTGACCAGCCACATGGACGGCGTGCAGATCCCGTTCCTGGACTACCGGACGTACGCCGTGCGCGTGCTCTTCCCAGGCATTGAGGCCCATCCAGTGCTCAAGGAGCTGGAC ACACCCCCGCACGTCGAGAAGGCCCTGCGCCTCTTCGGGCAGCTACTGCACAGCCGCGCCTTCGTGCTCACCTTCATTCACACGCTGGAGGCCCAGAGTAGCTTCTCCATGCGCGACCGTGGCACCGTGGCCTCGCTCACCATGGTGGTCCTGCAGAGCCGCCTGGATTACGCCACGGGGCTGCTCAAGCAGCTGCTGGCCGACCTCATTGAGAAGAACCTGGAGAGCAGGAACCACCCGAAGCTGCTGCTGCGCAG GACCGAGTCGGTGGCCGAGAAGATGCTTACCAACTGGTTCACGTTCCTGCTGCACAAGTTTCTGAAG GAGTGTGCTGGGGAGCCGCTTTTCCTGCTCTACTGCGCCATCAAGCAGCAGATGGAGAAGGGCCCCATCGACGCCATCACGGGCGAGGCCCGCTACTCTCTGAGCGAGGACAAGCTCATCCGGCAGCAGATTGACTACAAGACGCTG ACCCTGCACTGCGTGTTCCCGGAGAGCGAGGGCAGCACTCAGGTCCCAGTGAAGGTTCTCAACTGTGACAGCATCACCCAAGCCAAAGATAAGCTGCTAGACGCCGTGTACAAGGGCACCCCGTACTCCCAGCGCCCCAGAGCTGAGGACATGGACCTAG GATGA